One window from the genome of Rhodopseudomonas sp. P2A-2r encodes:
- a CDS encoding cold-shock protein — protein sequence MSMGTVKWFNATKGFGFIQPDDGGNDVFVHISAVERAGLGTLREGQKISYEIVADRRSGKSSADNLRAAG from the coding sequence GTGAGCATGGGAACTGTGAAGTGGTTTAACGCGACCAAGGGCTTCGGCTTCATTCAGCCGGATGACGGCGGCAACGACGTGTTCGTGCACATCAGCGCCGTCGAGCGTGCCGGCCTTGGCACCCTGCGTGAAGGCCAGAAGATCAGCTACGAAATCGTTGCCGATCGTCGTTCTGGCAAGTCCTCGGCCGACAATCTGCGCGCCGCTGGCTAA